A single Candidatus Methylomirabilota bacterium DNA region contains:
- a CDS encoding type II toxin-antitoxin system HicB family antitoxin: MTLLIEIEQEEDGRWIAEVVDLPGVLAYGRTREEAKAKVQALALRVVADRLEHGEAGPDLLSISFAAA; this comes from the coding sequence ATGACACTTCTGATCGAGATAGAGCAAGAAGAGGACGGCCGCTGGATCGCTGAAGTGGTCGACCTCCCGGGCGTGCTCGCTTACGGGAGAACTCGGGAGGAAGCCAAGGCGAAGGTCCAGGCGCTCGCGCTGCGTGTGGTCGCCGATCGTTTGGAGCACGGAGAAGCCGGTCCCGATCTCCTGAGCATTTCGTTCGCGGCCGCGTGA
- the glmS gene encoding glutamine--fructose-6-phosphate transaminase (isomerizing) codes for MCGIVGYVGDKSATAIIVEGLRRLEYRGYDSAGIAVLQGGRLEVRRAAGRLKALEGVLRERPVQGSPGIGHTRWATHGRPSEENAHPHTDCEGALVVVHNGILENYLEIKERLLAEGHRFRSETDTEVLAHLIEHHLRASGRLDRAVKAALAEIRGSYAIVVVAAAAPDRLVAAKQGAGSVVVGLGRGEMFIASDIPAILSHTRDVVILEDNEVAVVTAGGVELSTLEGEPVQRDPVKILWDPIMAEKGGYRHFMLKEINEQPRAITDTFRGRIAPETGSIVLPDVRLDPDAVRAIQRVVLVACGTAFHAAMLARTMIERLAGLPAEADLASEFRYRDAIVGPETLVIAVSQSGETADTLGAVKAARLKGCPILAVTNVVGSALAREATGVLYMHAGPEIGVASTKAFATMIVAGYLLGLWLGRQRGAITAEDVRKRIHDLVEIPRLVEKTLELDPQISALARELAHAKGFLYLGRGLQFPIALEGALKLKEISYIHAEGYAGGEMKHGPIALIADDLPVVALVPRDASYERMLGNIEEVRAREGRLIAVCHAGDRTVAAKARHVIEVPPCAELLAPILTVVPLQLLAYHIGVRLGCDVDQPRNLAKSVTVE; via the coding sequence GTGTGCGGGATCGTCGGCTACGTCGGTGACAAGAGCGCGACCGCGATCATCGTCGAGGGGCTCCGGCGCCTCGAGTACCGCGGCTACGACTCGGCCGGCATCGCCGTCCTGCAGGGCGGGCGGCTGGAGGTCCGGCGCGCCGCCGGGCGGCTCAAGGCGCTCGAAGGCGTCCTGCGCGAGCGGCCCGTCCAGGGCTCGCCGGGCATCGGCCACACGCGCTGGGCCACCCACGGCCGGCCGTCCGAGGAGAACGCGCACCCGCACACCGACTGCGAGGGCGCGCTCGTCGTCGTCCACAACGGGATCCTCGAGAACTATCTCGAGATCAAGGAGCGCCTGCTCGCCGAGGGGCATCGCTTCCGGTCCGAGACGGACACCGAGGTGCTGGCCCACCTGATCGAGCACCACCTCCGGGCGAGCGGCCGCCTCGACCGGGCGGTGAAGGCGGCTCTCGCCGAGATCCGGGGCTCGTACGCGATCGTCGTCGTCGCCGCGGCGGCGCCGGACCGGCTCGTCGCCGCGAAGCAGGGAGCGGGGAGCGTGGTCGTCGGGCTCGGCCGCGGCGAGATGTTCATCGCCTCCGACATCCCGGCGATCCTCTCGCACACGCGCGACGTCGTGATCCTCGAGGACAACGAGGTGGCGGTGGTGACGGCGGGCGGCGTCGAGCTCTCGACGCTCGAGGGCGAGCCCGTCCAGCGCGACCCGGTCAAGATCCTCTGGGACCCGATCATGGCGGAGAAGGGCGGCTATCGGCACTTCATGCTCAAGGAGATCAACGAGCAGCCGCGCGCGATCACCGACACCTTCCGCGGCCGCATCGCCCCCGAGACCGGCAGCATCGTCCTCCCCGACGTGCGGCTCGACCCCGACGCCGTGCGCGCGATCCAGCGCGTCGTGCTGGTCGCGTGCGGCACGGCCTTCCACGCGGCGATGCTCGCGCGCACGATGATCGAGCGCCTGGCGGGCCTGCCGGCCGAGGCGGACCTGGCCTCCGAGTTCCGCTACCGCGACGCGATCGTGGGCCCCGAGACGCTCGTGATCGCCGTCTCCCAGTCGGGCGAGACGGCCGACACGCTCGGCGCGGTGAAGGCGGCGCGGCTCAAGGGCTGCCCGATCCTCGCCGTCACGAACGTCGTCGGCTCCGCCCTGGCGCGCGAGGCGACGGGCGTGCTCTACATGCACGCGGGACCCGAGATCGGCGTCGCCTCCACCAAGGCGTTCGCCACGATGATCGTCGCCGGCTACCTCCTCGGCCTGTGGCTCGGCCGCCAGCGGGGCGCGATCACGGCGGAGGACGTGAGGAAGCGCATCCACGACCTCGTCGAGATCCCGCGCCTCGTCGAGAAGACGCTCGAGCTCGATCCGCAGATCTCGGCGCTCGCGCGCGAGCTCGCGCACGCGAAGGGCTTCCTCTATCTCGGGCGCGGGCTCCAGTTCCCGATCGCCCTCGAGGGCGCGCTCAAGCTGAAGGAGATCTCCTACATCCACGCGGAGGGCTACGCGGGGGGCGAGATGAAGCACGGGCCGATCGCGCTCATCGCCGACGACCTCCCCGTCGTGGCGCTGGTGCCGCGCGACGCCTCGTACGAGCGGATGCTCGGGAACATCGAGGAGGTGCGCGCGCGCGAGGGGCGCCTGATCGCCGTCTGCCACGCCGGCGACCGCACGGTCGCGGCGAAGGCCCGCCACGTCATCGAGGTCCCGCCCTGCGCGGAGCTGCTGGCGCCGATCCTCACCGTCGTCCCGCTCCAGCTCCTCGCCTACCACATCGGGGTGCGCCTGGGCTGCGACGTGGACCAGCCGAGGAACCTCGCGAAGTCGGTCACGGTCGAGTAA
- the glmU gene encoding bifunctional UDP-N-acetylglucosamine diphosphorylase/glucosamine-1-phosphate N-acetyltransferase GlmU, with the protein MKDLSVVILAAGEGKRMRSRQPKVLHPLCGRPLLGYTLRTARALADRLVLVVEPNADGVRAVAGEGVAIVEQRERLGTGHAVLQARPACGEGTILVLPSDTPLLSSETLERLVRHHRATGAVATLLTAVVDRPQGYGRILRQSGRVKRVVEDRDATDDQKKITEINTSVYCFEAKRLWKALAEVKPDNDQGEYYLTDVVGILAKAGGRLEALAAPDPVEALGINDRKQLAAVAALHRRRILDRLMDAGVTILDPTSTYVEDTVTIGPDTTIYPQVVLEGATAIGSDCVIASGCHVTGSRLGDRVILKPYCVLTESVVEDGAVMGPFCHLRPKSHVGAGAEIGNFIELKKAKVGRRTKAHHVGYLGDATIGDNVNIGAGTIFVNYDGAAKHQTIVGDGAFVGSNSSLVAPLTIGEGAYIAAGSVITKDVPADALVVERSPLVVKEGWAARRREKQAAKPKD; encoded by the coding sequence ATGAAGGACCTCAGCGTCGTCATCCTCGCCGCGGGCGAGGGCAAGCGGATGCGCTCGCGGCAGCCCAAGGTGCTCCACCCGCTCTGCGGCCGTCCGCTGCTCGGCTACACGCTTCGGACGGCGCGCGCCCTCGCGGACCGGCTCGTCCTCGTCGTCGAGCCCAACGCGGACGGCGTGCGCGCGGTGGCGGGCGAGGGCGTCGCGATCGTCGAGCAGCGCGAGCGGCTCGGCACCGGCCACGCCGTCTTGCAGGCGCGCCCGGCGTGCGGCGAGGGGACGATCCTCGTGCTGCCCAGTGACACGCCGCTCCTCTCTAGCGAGACGCTCGAGCGCCTCGTCCGCCATCACCGTGCGACCGGCGCGGTCGCGACGCTGCTGACGGCCGTCGTGGACCGGCCGCAGGGCTACGGGCGGATCCTCCGCCAGAGCGGGCGCGTCAAGCGCGTCGTCGAGGACCGCGACGCAACCGACGACCAGAAGAAGATCACGGAGATCAACACGAGCGTCTACTGCTTCGAGGCCAAGCGCCTGTGGAAGGCGCTCGCCGAGGTCAAGCCCGACAACGACCAGGGCGAGTACTACCTGACCGACGTCGTGGGCATCCTCGCCAAGGCGGGCGGGCGCCTCGAGGCCCTCGCCGCGCCCGACCCGGTCGAGGCGCTCGGGATCAACGACCGGAAGCAGCTCGCCGCCGTCGCGGCGCTCCACCGCCGGCGGATCCTCGACCGGCTCATGGACGCCGGGGTGACGATCCTCGACCCCACGAGCACCTACGTCGAGGACACCGTCACGATCGGTCCCGACACGACGATCTATCCCCAGGTCGTTCTCGAGGGCGCGACCGCGATCGGGAGCGACTGCGTGATCGCCTCCGGCTGTCACGTGACCGGCAGCCGCCTCGGGGACCGCGTGATCCTCAAGCCGTACTGCGTGCTGACCGAATCGGTCGTCGAGGATGGCGCCGTGATGGGACCGTTCTGCCACCTGCGACCGAAGTCGCACGTCGGCGCGGGAGCGGAGATCGGCAACTTCATCGAGCTCAAGAAGGCGAAGGTCGGCCGGAGGACGAAGGCGCACCACGTCGGCTACCTCGGCGATGCGACCATCGGCGACAACGTCAACATCGGCGCCGGCACCATCTTCGTCAACTACGACGGCGCCGCCAAGCATCAGACCATCGTCGGCGACGGCGCGTTCGTGGGGAGCAACTCGAGCCTCGTCGCCCCGCTCACCATCGGCGAGGGCGCGTACATCGCGGCGGGCTCCGTGATCACCAAGGATGTCCCGGCCGACGCGCTCGTCGTCGAGCGGTCGCCGCTGGTCGTGAAGGAAGGCTGGGCGGCCCGCCGGCGCGAGAAGCAGGCCGCCAAGCCGAAGGACTAG
- a CDS encoding RluA family pseudouridine synthase yields the protein MSALRVEPAAAGTRLDRFVTDRFPDLSRARAQGLIAAGHVRVNGASAKPAHRLRAGETVEVEVPPLPPETLVPEPAALAIVHEDADVLVLDKPAGLVVHPGAGHARGTLAAALLAHAPGIAGVGGPRRPGIVHRLDKDTSGLLAVAKTRAAYDSLVAQLARRAVTRTYRAIVHGRVGPVAGVVDAPIGRHPHDRVRMAVRPGGRGKRAVTRYRVLERFAGFTLVEASLETGRTHQIRVHMASLGHPVAGDDVYGGRRRRPLPVPFAGLALHAVELAFVHPVTGEHLKFASPLPPRMQRLLSHLSDSR from the coding sequence GTGAGCGCGCTCCGGGTCGAGCCGGCGGCGGCCGGGACACGGCTCGATCGCTTCGTCACCGACCGCTTTCCCGACCTGTCACGCGCGCGCGCGCAGGGCCTGATCGCGGCCGGTCACGTGCGCGTGAACGGCGCGTCCGCGAAGCCCGCGCACCGGCTCCGTGCGGGGGAGACGGTCGAGGTCGAGGTCCCGCCGCTCCCGCCCGAGACGCTCGTGCCCGAGCCCGCCGCGCTGGCGATCGTCCACGAGGACGCCGACGTGCTCGTTCTCGACAAGCCCGCGGGGCTCGTCGTCCATCCGGGCGCCGGCCACGCGCGCGGGACGCTCGCCGCGGCGCTGCTCGCCCATGCGCCGGGCATCGCCGGCGTCGGCGGCCCGCGGCGGCCCGGGATCGTGCACCGGCTCGACAAGGACACCTCGGGGCTCCTCGCCGTCGCCAAGACGCGCGCCGCGTACGATTCGCTCGTCGCCCAGCTCGCGCGCCGCGCGGTCACCCGGACGTACCGCGCGATCGTGCACGGCCGGGTCGGACCCGTCGCGGGCGTGGTCGACGCGCCGATCGGCCGCCACCCGCACGACCGCGTGAGGATGGCGGTGCGCCCCGGCGGCCGCGGCAAGCGCGCGGTCACCCGCTACCGCGTCCTCGAGCGCTTCGCCGGCTTCACGCTCGTCGAGGCGAGCCTGGAGACCGGGCGCACCCATCAGATCCGCGTCCACATGGCGTCCCTCGGCCACCCCGTCGCGGGGGACGACGTCTACGGCGGCCGGCGCCGGCGGCCGCTGCCGGTGCCCTTCGCGGGGCTGGCCCTCCACGCGGTGGAGCTCGCGTTCGTTCACCCCGTCACGGGCGAACACCTGAAGTTCGCGTCGCCCCTCCCGCCGCGGATGCAACGACTGCTGTCTCACTTGAGCGACAGCCGGTGA
- the lspA gene encoding signal peptidase II, with protein MTRIAATHVAVVASVVLVLDQVTKLLALDRLAPGAPVPLIDGILSLTLVLNRGLAFGLLAGVPPGWRWVVALLSIAALAVLVRVALHVLPGGRPIDHGTLGLIFGGAVGNLIDRARFGAVVDFVDVHYRAWHWPAFNVADSAITVGVALLALRLMTDRAARAT; from the coding sequence ATGACGCGCATCGCCGCGACGCACGTCGCGGTCGTCGCGAGCGTCGTGCTCGTCCTGGACCAGGTCACCAAGCTCCTGGCGCTCGACCGTCTCGCACCGGGCGCGCCCGTCCCGCTGATCGACGGGATCCTCTCGCTCACGCTCGTCTTGAATCGCGGCCTCGCGTTCGGGCTCCTCGCCGGCGTGCCCCCGGGCTGGCGCTGGGTCGTCGCGCTCCTCTCCATCGCCGCGCTCGCCGTGCTCGTGCGCGTGGCGCTGCACGTGCTGCCGGGCGGGCGGCCGATCGACCACGGGACGCTCGGCCTGATCTTCGGCGGCGCGGTGGGCAACCTGATCGACCGCGCGCGGTTCGGCGCCGTCGTGGACTTCGTGGACGTCCACTACCGCGCCTGGCACTGGCCGGCATTCAACGTCGCCGACTCCGCGATCACCGTCGGCGTGGCGCTGCTCGCGCTCCGGCTCATGACCGACCGGGCGGCGCGCGCGACCTGA